A stretch of DNA from Gottschalkia acidurici 9a:
ACCCTATATTCATAATTATAGTATTATTTATTTTTAGAAGTGGACCATCAAATGTAATCTTTGCTTTTTTCACATCTGCCATATCTTGTAGTGTTTGTCTTGATATAAGCTTATTTAAAATTAAAATTGTTACTATACTAACTATTATTCCAACTATTATACAGTACATTTTAGGTATATTTAGTATGAACATGATATAGATTACTATACTACATGTTAAAGAGACTATCATAGTTACATAGTTCCTTGCTTCAAAAGCTTTTGCTATATCTTCTATATATGCAGTTCCCCTCGCTACTAATTCCGTAGGTTCCATATTATCTAAACTCTGTCTCTCTAAGTTTCTTACATCTCTAAATTGCTGCGCTGCTAATGACAAGAAAGTAACTGCTGCAAATTCGTTTGAAATTATAGATGGTACTGCAACAGATCCAAGTGCCGATGCTATAAGCCCTAATGTTAGATGAGTAAGGAACCCTTGT
This window harbors:
- a CDS encoding YIEGIA family protein, encoding MFKYGFIIVPSIIIGFVSRLSMLKVDHRQYPSYPQGFLTHLTLGLIASALGSVAVPSIISNEFAAVTFLSLAAQQFRDVRNLERQSLDNMEPTELVARGTAYIEDIAKAFEARNYVTMIVSLTCSIVIYIMFILNIPKMYCIIVGIIVSIVTILILNKLISRQTLQDMADVKKAKITFDGPLLKINNTIIMNIGLEASREIYLKSGIAVEIIPHNDNGVVTLANIGQRQAILHNAAELLGIRKDVDEPDFSPIARRDPDTGRVLLSLVAMHPDEDALLDVVRGTIVLESAKRKPLNTKVARRASD